The proteins below come from a single Desulfovibrio litoralis DSM 11393 genomic window:
- a CDS encoding site-2 protease family protein produces the protein MAGAIEPQTVPQWLPLRNELRINQGPPSKHGAPSWTLHDPSAHRFFRLGWLEFEVLSRWQYGTTQEILQSIIQETTMQPSLEQVQAVYDFALRNQLVQTSSQEDSERLVSIKQLSMTSIGHKILHGYLFMRIPLLAPDHWLEKSLPYIRWVFTRRFLFGLVLLMFFSLYLVSREWTVFLTQLTNLWSWQQSLMIIAALGLAKSVHELGHAFAAKHLGLKVPRMGLALMCFTPVLWTDVTEAWKLPNKKDRLLVDTAGIWAELTLATLAALLWPLFPQGAFKSSLLTLSGVTWLATITVNANPFMRYDGYYILSDLWDIPGLQQRSFALARWHLREWLFGFGEPVPEALTPGQRTQLILYAYGTWFYRFFLFMGIALLVYHMFFKALGLALMLVELIWFIALPIYKEFRYWYSKRTNIKLNLKSLRSITLTLGLILIFIVPWNTRVKGSGILAPEHIATLYIQQPGILLEKLVDSGDQVEKDKILLRFTSPNLDKQIALMRQKVETLRLSLATSSLDSELRTSYTIDLQEMQATTSELNGLLQAQERLTLLSPLNGTLHDLPLWLQKGVWVPENTQLGLVASKKSQVTAYIAEEDLGRLQLGASGIFYPISGYFPPIPLKVISIETAAVRDIIHKELPSTTIGGIIPARQGADKRIVPEQALYKVVCSVETTNSLPPHSLSGTVSLKGLRQSLAVRLWQAGVGIIIRESGFD, from the coding sequence ATGGCTGGGGCTATAGAACCACAAACAGTCCCCCAGTGGCTACCGTTACGCAATGAACTGCGAATTAACCAAGGACCACCCAGCAAACACGGAGCTCCAAGTTGGACGTTGCATGATCCGAGTGCTCATCGTTTTTTTAGGTTAGGTTGGCTGGAATTTGAAGTATTATCTCGTTGGCAATACGGCACAACTCAGGAAATATTACAGTCTATTATCCAAGAAACAACAATGCAACCAAGTTTAGAACAGGTTCAGGCTGTTTATGACTTTGCCTTGCGAAATCAGCTCGTACAAACATCTTCACAAGAAGATAGCGAGCGACTTGTCTCAATTAAACAACTTTCCATGACAAGTATTGGACATAAAATACTTCATGGATACTTGTTTATGCGAATACCCCTTCTCGCCCCCGATCATTGGCTTGAAAAAAGTTTGCCATATATACGTTGGGTCTTTACTCGGCGTTTTTTATTCGGTCTTGTTCTTTTGATGTTTTTTAGCCTCTATTTGGTTTCACGAGAATGGACAGTGTTTTTAACTCAACTCACAAATTTATGGAGTTGGCAACAAAGCCTTATGATTATTGCCGCTTTGGGGCTTGCTAAAAGTGTACACGAATTAGGTCATGCCTTTGCTGCCAAACATCTTGGTTTGAAAGTTCCACGTATGGGTCTGGCTCTAATGTGTTTTACCCCTGTTTTATGGACAGATGTAACGGAAGCATGGAAATTGCCAAACAAAAAAGACCGCTTACTTGTCGATACGGCAGGGATCTGGGCAGAACTCACCCTTGCTACTTTAGCCGCCCTTTTATGGCCTTTATTCCCTCAAGGGGCATTTAAAAGTTCTTTATTAACGCTATCTGGCGTTACTTGGCTTGCAACAATTACGGTTAACGCCAATCCGTTTATGCGTTATGACGGATATTACATACTGTCAGATTTATGGGATATTCCCGGACTACAACAACGCTCCTTTGCTCTCGCTCGTTGGCATCTGCGTGAATGGCTCTTTGGGTTCGGCGAACCAGTTCCGGAAGCTTTAACACCGGGACAAAGAACGCAATTAATTCTTTATGCCTATGGAACTTGGTTTTATCGCTTCTTTTTGTTTATGGGAATAGCCCTATTGGTATATCATATGTTTTTTAAAGCCCTTGGGCTTGCTCTTATGCTTGTTGAGCTTATTTGGTTTATTGCCCTGCCTATATATAAAGAATTTCGCTATTGGTATTCGAAACGAACCAACATCAAACTCAATCTAAAATCTTTACGCAGTATCACACTCACTTTAGGTCTGATTTTAATCTTTATTGTTCCTTGGAATACGAGAGTAAAAGGCTCTGGAATTTTAGCACCAGAACATATTGCCACACTTTATATTCAACAACCGGGGATCTTGCTTGAAAAATTAGTTGATTCCGGCGATCAGGTTGAAAAAGATAAAATATTGTTACGTTTTACATCGCCAAACTTAGATAAACAAATAGCACTAATGAGACAAAAAGTAGAAACCTTACGTTTAAGTTTGGCAACTTCAAGTCTTGATTCCGAACTGCGAACTAGTTATACAATAGACTTACAAGAAATGCAGGCGACGACATCTGAGTTAAACGGACTGCTCCAAGCTCAAGAGCGTCTTACTCTTTTAAGTCCTCTAAACGGAACTTTACATGACCTTCCATTATGGTTGCAAAAAGGGGTTTGGGTACCTGAAAACACTCAACTTGGATTAGTAGCAAGCAAAAAGTCTCAAGTAACCGCATATATAGCAGAAGAAGATTTAGGACGCCTTCAGCTTGGTGCAAGTGGTATTTTTTATCCTATTAGCGGTTATTTTCCGCCAATTCCCCTTAAAGTTATCTCTATAGAAACAGCGGCAGTCAGAGATATTATACATAAAGAACTTCCTTCAACAACAATTGGGGGAATTATCCCCGCAAGACAGGGTGCAGACAAACGTATTGTGCCTGAACAAGCCTTATATAAAGTAGTCTGTAGCGTTGAAACCACAAACTCTCTTCCCCCTCATTCCTTAAGCGGAACTGTTAGCTTAAAAGGTTTACGCCAAAGCTTAGCCGTGCGTTTATGGCAGGCAGGCGTTGGCATAATAATTCGTGAAAGTGGCTTTGATTAA